In Populus nigra chromosome 1, ddPopNigr1.1, whole genome shotgun sequence, one genomic interval encodes:
- the LOC133687675 gene encoding glycosyltransferase BC10: MATQEGKDPVIVTTVRLNQNRPLPLRLLQFCLMFLVLGLGISIVSVNMIRFFGVRTGGPAARSNIIFPCFEESDSIEKWIRPPSNLMHKMNDTELFWRASFVPRINQYPIKRVPKIAFMFLTKGPLPLAPLWERFFKGHEGLYSIYVHSLPSYVADLTRFSVFYKRQIPSQVAEWGMMSMCDAERRLLANALLDISNEWFILLSESCIPLHNFGIIYRYISKSRYSFMGVFDDPGPYGRGRYNWNMQPEVTLEQWRKGSQWFEVDRKLAVSVVEDSTYHPKFKDFCRPGCYVDEHYFPTMLSIKFPHLLANRSVTWTDWSRGGAHPATFGNSDITDEFFKRMFEGQSCLYNNQPDNVCVLFARKFAPSALEPLLDLSPKVLGF, encoded by the exons ATGGCAACTCAGGAGGGTAAGGACCCAGTTATAGTTACTACTGTTAGATTGAATCAAAACAGGCCTTTGCCTTTGAGACTCCTTCAATTTTGCTTGATGTTTTTGGTTCTCGGTCTTGGGATTTCTATCGTCAGTGTAAACATGATTCGATTTTTTGGAGTCCGAACTGGAGGCCCTGCAGCCAGGTCTAATATCATTTTCCCTTGCTTTGAAGAGTCCGATAGTATAGAGAAATGGATTAGGCCTCCATCAAACCTGATGCATAAGATGAATGACACAGAGTTGTTTTGGCGTGCTTCGTTTGTTCCTCGGATTAATCAATATCCTATTAAGAGAGTACCGAAGATTGCCTTCATGTTCTTGACAAAAGGGCCATTGCCATTGGCACCTCTTTGGGAGAGGTTTTTCAAGGGGCACGAAGGCCTTTATTCGATTTATGTTCATTCATTGCCATCTTATGTTGCGGATTTGACACGATTTTCAGTGTTCTACAAGAGACAAATCCCAAGTCAG GTGGCAGAGTGGGGTATGATGAGCATGTGTGATGCGGAGAGGAGACTCCTTGCAAATGCATTGCTTGATATCTCTAATGAATGGTTCATCCTCTTGTCTGAGTCCTGCATTCCGCTCCACAATTTTGGCATTATCTATCGATACATATCAAAATCACGATACAGCTTTATGGGTGTATTTGATGATCCGGGTCCATATGGGAGAGGACGCTATAATTGGAACATGCAACCTGAGGTCACGCTTGAACAGTGGCGCAAAGGGTCTCAGTGGTTTGAAGTGGATAGAAAGCTTGCAGTCAGTGTAGTCGAGGACTCTACTTATCACCCAAAGTTTAAAGACTTCTGCCGACCGGGATGTTATGTGGATGAGCACTACTTCCCTACAATGCTGAGCATCAAATTTCCACATCTCTTGGCAAACAGAAGTGTTACCTGGACAGACTGGTCAAGGGGTGGTGCTCACCCCGCTACATTTGGGAATTCTGATATTACAGATGAATTCTTCAAGAGGATGTTTGAAGGACAATCATGCTTGTATAACAACCAGCCAGACAACGTCTGCGTTCTCTTTGCAAGAAAGTTTGCTCCAAGCGCTTTGGAACCACTATTAGACTTGTCACCAAAAGTTTTGgggttttaa